The following coding sequences are from one Neurospora crassa OR74A linkage group I, whole genome shotgun sequence window:
- a CDS encoding eukaryotic translation initiation factor 3, translating into MTNPTPGLSGLVDLIDSLPDLGATWGPAITTETTLNGVPYAPYSKGDKLGRMADWTADSKDGRDGRGGRQQYNRNFRDQQIYGAGSTSIFAPPVAEDESSFSVVSNVKDTGKTRFGRGAVFTRGRGQRGGAGAQAGRGGGRQTFQRTGRGGQQYGGGYDGGRGGRQNTGARGRRFGWKDYDKPQRNRDASINIKGDWKLIEEIDYNRLSKLNLETDEGEDVDDYGFLYAYDRSYDKPVVKNAERRLAAIDRAAYNVTTSSDPVIQELAEKDEATIFATDNILSMLMCAPRSVAPWDIVISRQGNKIFFDKRDNAALDLVTVNENAADAPLDASEGSKDGINQPHALAEEATFINHNFANQVVVENESEKVNMAHENPFYNASEENVPPASKAYKYRRFDLSTSEEESTFLVVRTEIDAVQKNATDGKNQLVTVHALNEWDSKAQGAGGALDWRTKLASQRGAVVATEMKNNSCKLARWTVQSILAKADVMKLGFVSRVNPKVNDKHVILGVVGWKPKDFANQMNLQLSNGWGIVRTIADMCLKSESEDAKFVLVKDPNKNILRLYEVPAGSLDEEAEELDQVEEDGEEAEE; encoded by the exons ATGACAAACCCTACTCCTGGCCTTTCGGGCCTCGTCGACCTCATCGACTCCCTCCCCGACCTGGGTGCCACTTGGGGccccgccatcaccaccgagaCCACTCTCAATGGCGTCCCCTACGCTCCCTACTCCAAGGGCGACAAGCTCGGCCGCATGGCTGACTGGACTGCCGATTCCAAGGATGGTCGCGACGGCCGTGGCGGTCGCCAGCAGTACAACAGGAACTTCCGTG ACCAGCAGATCTACGGCGCCGGTTCCACCTCCATCTTTGCGCCCCCCGTCGCCGAGGACGAGTCTTCCTTCTCCGTTGTCTCCAACGTCAAGGATACTGGCAAGACCCGCTTCGGTCGTGGTGCTGTCTTTACTAGAGGCCGTGGCCAACGCGGCGGTGCTGGCGCCCAGGCTGGCAGGGGTGGTGGCCGTCAGACCTTCCAGAGGACAGGTCGCGGTGGTCAGCAGTACGGTGGTGGCTACGACGGTGGCCGCGGTGGCCGCCAGAACACTGGTGCTCGCGGTCGCCGCTTCGGCTGGAAGGATTATGACAAGCCCCAGCGCAACCGTGATGCTTCGATCAACATCAAGGGTGACTGGAAGTTGATTGAGGAGATTGACTACAACCGTCTCAGCAAGCTCAACCTCGAGACCGACGAGGGTGAGGATGTCGATGACTACGGTTTCCTTTACGCCTACGACCGCTCCTACGACAAGCCCGTGGTCAAGAACGCCGAGCGCAGGCTCGCTGCCATCGACCGTGCTGCCTACAACGTCACCACTTCTTCCGACCCCGTCATCCAGGAGCTCGCCGAGAAGGACGAAGCCACCATCTTCGCCACCGACAACATCCTCTCCATGCTTATGTGCGCTCCCCGCTCCGTCGCTCCCTGGGATATCGTCATTTCCCGCCAGGGCAACAAGATCTTCTTCGACAAGCGCGACAACGCCGCTCTCGACCTTGTCACCGTCAACGAGAACGCCGCCGACGCTCCGCTCGACGCTTCCGAGGGTTCCAAGGATGGCATCAACCAGCCCCACGCCCTTGCCGAGGAGGCCACCTTCATCAACCACAACTTCGCCAACCAGGTTGTCGTCGAGAACGAGTCCGAGAAGGTCAACATGGCCCACGAGAACCCCTTCTACAACGCCTCCGAGGAGAACGTTCCCCCTGCCTCCAAGGCCTACAAGTACCGCCGCTTTGACCTCTCCACCAGCGAGGAGGAGTCCACCTTCTTGGTTGTTCGTACTGAGATCGACGCTGTTCAGAAGAATGCCACCGACGGCAAGAACCAGCTCGTTACCGTGCACGCCCTCAACGAGTGGGATAGCAAGGCCCAGGGCGCTGGCGGTGCCCTCGACTGGAGGACCAAGCTCGCATCCCAGCGTGGTGCCGTTGTCGCTACTGAGATGAAGAACAACAGCTGCAAGCTCGCCAGGTGGACTGTCCAGTCCATTCTCGCCAAGGCCGACGTCATGAAGCTTGG TTTCGTCTCCCGCGTCAACCCCAAGGTCAACGACAAGCACGTTATTCTTGGCGTCGTTGGCTGGAAGCCCAAGGACTTCGCCAATCAGATGAACCTCCAGCTCTCCAACGGCTGGGGTATTGTCCGCACCATTGCCGACATGTGCCTCAAGTCCGAGTCTGAGGACGCCAAGTTCGTCCTCGTCAAGGACCCTAACAAGAACATTCTTCGTCTGTACGAGGTCCCCGCCGGCAGCCTCgacgaggaggctgaggagttGGACCAGGtcgaggaggatggtgaggaggccgaggaatAA